Below is a genomic region from Methanoregula sp..
CAAAGAACTTACGGTCAAGGACATAGCCGACCTTGCCGCCGGCCATCTCAGACTCGAGTTTCATTAAAAATCCATCGGGAGCAACGATACCGGCACCATGCATCTCGGCAGAGATCCAGCGTGGATCCGCGTCCATAAACTCAAGAAGGGCTTCCCGGCCTATGCCTTCGGCACAGCGTACCGGGGCACCGATTGCCGGCCGTTTTTCAACGATACAGGCAGACAACCCTTTCTCCGCCGCAGTCTTTCCGGCAAGAGCGCCTGCCGGACCGCCGCCAATGATGAGGATGTCGTACTTATTTTTCATTCACAACCTCCAGGGCACCCAGGGGGCAGACTTTGGCACAGATTCCACAACTCGTGCAGTTATTCTCTACGGAAAGGTAGGCATCGATCAGTTCAAGTGCGCCTTCGGGGCAGACTGATACACAGCATCCGCAGTATCCACAAATATCCCGATGTACTTTGAGCATTAGGGATTATGTTGGCTTTTTCCTTCATTAATAGTTACGATGGATGGATAGGGAATCGGGATGATGGGACGCCAAAATAACAGGAATTTCTTACAGAGAAGGAGCGATATACTCCTTTTCTCATAATGACAGGGGTGCCGATATTGTAACGTGCCCCGTAAGCGGTTTTTGTTACTTGCATCTTCGCGGGTGATTCGTGGATAATGGATTGTTTAAAAAACCGTTATTTCCCGAGCGAGAACGTGCCGTACTTCCCGCCACCGCCCGGGTGCAGGGTTACGGTCCCGCTGCGGAGGGCTGATACCGCATCGGCAACCTTCGGGTGGATGGTGCGGATCTCTGCAACCGGGGCATCGAGAAGCACCGCGATCTCGTTTTCGAACGTGGCTATGAACGAGGCATAGATGGCCTTGCACTTCTTCGTGTTAGGCGACGATGATCCTTCCATTGTCTGGATGATCTGGGCGAGTGGGAGGACATGGATGTAGGGCGGGCGGGGCCGGGCCTCGCCGCCATGCGCCAGTTCCTTTGCCCGGTCGGATACGCCTTTTTTTATGATCCCGCCATCGGCCGGGCAGCGCCATGAATATCCGATGGCCTGCTCCGGTAAATACTGGGTAAAGCACCGGGTACACGCCGTGCGATTGTATTTTCCTTCCTCCGGGAAGAACCCGGCGTTCATCTCGATTGCGCCACTCCTGATGCTCGCCAGCACGTCTTTTGCGGTCCGGTTGCCGAGCCGGATCCGGTTGAATTCCCGTCCAAGCTTGTCCGGGTAGGGGCTGTGGGCATCGGAGTTGGTGAGGAACGGGACATCGTACAGGTCCCCGATCGCCGCACCATAGGAGCTGTCCGCAGAGAGACCGAGTTCGAGGAAGTCGATCTTCTCGTTCCCGTAGCAGGCCGGGACGCTGTCGAAATAAGCGAACAACGCAGTCCACGGGGTGAAAGCGTGGGCAGGGCCAACCAAGGCGCCGACCTCGTGGGCAAGTGCGGCAATCTCCTCCCCGCTCAGGTAGACATGGGGCCGGCCGCTCGTCTCGAAACTCTTGCATTTCCCGGCCAGCAGATCGCGGAGCTGGCTGAACTGGGCGAGGTCTTCTGCCAGGATCAGGTGGTGGACACGTTTCTGGTCCTCGATCTCGCTCTGGGGGACGATCACGATCCCGGCCTCGTTCTCCAGGTACGGTTCCCAGCCCTTCTGCCATGCCGGCTGGAGTGCATCGCCGGTGCCGAGCACGTGGATGCCCTTGGTTACGCACCCCGCGAGCAGCTGCTCCGGCTGCATGAAGCGCGAGACGGCTATCGAAAACGGGGAATGGATATGGAGGTCGGCATTGACAGGCATTGGTATGGTTATTGTTGCTTGTTTTGGAATATAATATTCATGAACATACGGTCGCAGGAACTGATTGTGGTAAAAAATGGGCTCTGTTGAAATCATTTAGAAAACTCTCACGCTCTCGGGGGCTTCGCCCCAGCCACCTGGGCACCCCCCCATTGCGATGACAATGTATTACCTGAACCTTGCTTGGGCTATCGCACTGCGCCCGTCCCCCAACGGGAACAGGTGGCGCAAGAGGGGGGCAATATATTACGTGAAAAAAGGTTTTCTACAATGCATTTTCTACAATGCAAAAAAAATGGACTGATGACAGGCATACCTGTTGAGTGTGCTATCATCCCCTCTTACTCCATATTGGTAAGCCGTCTTTTCAGCTCCCCGATATCCTCTTTTTTAGCTTCCATCAGGGCAGAGATAACCGCATCGGAAAAGATCAGGGCGAGTGTCTCAAAGAGCGTCCCCAAGGGAGCAAATGCCGATGCAATCGACCGGTATTGTCCGGTCATCTGCCGGATTTCATACGAGGACTGATCGCTGTGGTAATACCCGGTGAGATCGCCGAGGTTGACAACGCAGTCTGCGATCCTGCTGATCTTTGATTCGGGCGATGCGGTGATGAGACAGATGGTCCCCCCGAGCTCTTTTACTGTTGCACAAAATGTTGCCATGGATACCGTTTCACCGGAACCGGAAAAGACAACCATCGTATCTCCCGGCACGAGTGCCGGAGTGACGGTCTCGCCAACTACGTACACCTCATAGCCAAGATGAAGCAGCCGCATGGCAAACGCCCGGGCGATGAGTCCTGAGCGGCCGGCTCCGGCCACATAGATCCTCTTTGCCTTTAACAGGTGGAGAAAAAATGCGGAGGTCTCTGTATTGTCCAGCATTGCGGCGGTCTTTTTGATCGACTCTGCCATATGCTCCATGAATACCGGGATATCTGAAAATTCATCGGTCATTGTCTTACAGGGTTATTTTGTACCAGTCGATATGAGCGTATCGGAAAGCTACGCGATCAGGACATTTACTGGGGGACGATACAAGAAAACAAGCCCGCAGCTGAAGGGTAATAATTACGTCCCGTCATTGCCATTATCTGGACAATGATACGGATCACAGCAGTTGCACGCGGGGAGGTGCAGGGTGTGGGATACCGGTATTTTGTCACGGGCTGTGCACGGGCAGCGGGTGTGAACGGGTATGTGAAGAATATGCCGGACGGCTCGGTGTTCATGGTAGCAGAAGGTGAACGTGCAGCACTGGATGCGTTTGTCCTGATGGTGAAGGCAGAGGGGGATGCAGTTATCCGCGTGGATACACTTGCGGTGACTATGGGGGAAGCAAGCGGGGAGTTTGCGGGCTTTGGGGTGAAGTGGTAGGGGGCCAGGTTATACAGGGTGTAAGGGGGGGATCGGGCATGGTTACGGGAATATGGGGGGGTCACACGGGTACATCTGGCTCGACCGGAGCCGGCCCGGACCGCTGGATACGAACCCACATTTCCGGCTGATTAACGGCAGGGAGACGGTTCCAATGGATTGGATTGTGAAATATTTGTGTGGGGAAATCACCGGTTACCTATCCGACATCCCCGATAGTTGGTCTCTCCAGCCATTTCCAGAGCGGCATGTACCGGATCGTCCCCGTCATCCCGAACCATTCGGCCTCTTCGGTCTTCTCCTCCTGTTCTGAAAGAATGAGGAGATTATTGCATCGCAGCTCACGTGATGCTTTAAGGAGCGCACGTATCTCGCGGGATCGTATCCGCTCGTCATGCAGTCCGGCACAGACCTGGATGAGCGCCGTGATCCGGTCCTGTTGCTGCACGACAAAATCCACTTCCTCCTGCTGGGCATTCTTCCAGTACCAGACCGACACTTCGTTCTGCTGCTGCAGTCTCCACAGCTCGATGGCAACGAGGTTCTCGTACATCTTCCCGCGGTTCTCAGAGATCCGGAATGCCTTTGCTGCAACAAACCCGGTGTCCGTGCAGTAGATCTTCTTGTTTGCCGCAACCTGTTCCCGAACCTTGAAGGAGAACCGGGGAAGAGAAAAGAAGAGGAAGGCTTCCTCAAGATAACCGAGATATTTCCGGACGGTCATCGGGCTTTTGCTCCGGGTGACCCGGGCGAGTGAGGTATAGGAATATTCGGATGCGACATTGGA
It encodes:
- a CDS encoding 4Fe-4S binding protein, yielding MLKVHRDICGYCGCCVSVCPEGALELIDAYLSVENNCTSCGICAKVCPLGALEVVNEK
- a CDS encoding PHP-associated domain-containing protein, encoding MPVNADLHIHSPFSIAVSRFMQPEQLLAGCVTKGIHVLGTGDALQPAWQKGWEPYLENEAGIVIVPQSEIEDQKRVHHLILAEDLAQFSQLRDLLAGKCKSFETSGRPHVYLSGEEIAALAHEVGALVGPAHAFTPWTALFAYFDSVPACYGNEKIDFLELGLSADSSYGAAIGDLYDVPFLTNSDAHSPYPDKLGREFNRIRLGNRTAKDVLASIRSGAIEMNAGFFPEEGKYNRTACTRCFTQYLPEQAIGYSWRCPADGGIIKKGVSDRAKELAHGGEARPRPPYIHVLPLAQIIQTMEGSSSPNTKKCKAIYASFIATFENEIAVLLDAPVAEIRTIHPKVADAVSALRSGTVTLHPGGGGKYGTFSLGK
- the hxlB gene encoding 6-phospho-3-hexuloisomerase, with the protein product MTDEFSDIPVFMEHMAESIKKTAAMLDNTETSAFFLHLLKAKRIYVAGAGRSGLIARAFAMRLLHLGYEVYVVGETVTPALVPGDTMVVFSGSGETVSMATFCATVKELGGTICLITASPESKISRIADCVVNLGDLTGYYHSDQSSYEIRQMTGQYRSIASAFAPLGTLFETLALIFSDAVISALMEAKKEDIGELKRRLTNME
- a CDS encoding acylphosphatase, which gives rise to MIRITAVARGEVQGVGYRYFVTGCARAAGVNGYVKNMPDGSVFMVAEGERAALDAFVLMVKAEGDAVIRVDTLAVTMGEASGEFAGFGVKW